The genomic DNA TTAGACACtgtctaaaatgtaaataaaatccaATCATCTCAAGGCACACCTGGAGAGTAGTCATGTTGGTTAATAACAGTCTTGATATGTGACACCTGCCAGGTGCCCATTCTTGCTGGACAGGTACCGCAATAATTTATCAGAGCTTACTGACTGAAATCAGCTGCCTGCTGTGTCCAGCAGTAAACCTGATGAGTGGGCCAAAAAAGTGAAGTTGCAGGCTGTAGAACTGAAACTATGAGCAAAAGACAATATAAAGCCCTCTGAAGCTGAAGGGGAGATCTATATGATAACTCTGTGTGGTTCTTGAGGAGGCTGGTCATactgttgacatttttcaatttggacattttctttcagtgcatgtttattttccaaattaatCAGAAACCTCTTGTACAACAGGAAGAAGATTGGTGACTTGGAGACAGACAAGAGGGAGCTGATCGGTGTCTTTGGCAGAACTGGAGCTGGAAAGAGCTCTTTGATAAATGCTGTCATTGGAGAGAAGAATCTCTTGCCCTCTGGAAGTATCAATGCATGTACCTCAGTCATGATTAAAGTGGAGGCCAACATGATGAACCAAAAATATGAGGCAGAAATTGAGTTTATTGCAAAAGAGGTAGGCTAAAATGAGTTTAATATGATTATATCCACTTGaagcaataaaaaacagctgcgaaaatatatttgctttttgcaTCAGACGAATTCAGACCTAATAAATgagttgaaatgttttttttatttttaggagtGGAAAGATGAGATGTGGTCTTTCATTAATTTCCTACGGGAGAATGAAGACGAACAAAATGATCTGGAAGATGACGATGAGTATCGTGACACTGTTGAAAGGCTTTGTGCAGTGTATGGAGAAGAATGGAATAACATACCCCGTGAAAACCTCATGGATAACAAATACTTCAAAGAAATTCCAGAGTTTCTCAATTCCAAGACGAAGCTTTTGACATGTGAATCAgtaagtaaaaggaaaaatctcATATCACCTAAATATTCTTGCCTGTCTGATGGAGTGGAATGTTatgaattttcagttttttacatttgtaattttttacaactactgtaaatgtaaaatcagttagcaaaaagtacttttttgtAGGACAAGGGATCTTTATAGGGAGATAGTAGGTCAACAGTAAAAGTCCCACAGAGGTGCCACATTAACAGACCAAGACCTGGAGGAACACCATAGAAAAGCCCATGCTGTGACTTGGTATCAAAAATTCCAGAAGCTTGAGATTTCAGTAAGAAttgcatttttcagcacttGAATGACAAGCACCTCTGTTCTAGAAACTGCAGAGAAACCCCCTTATTGTCAATATACCTATGAAagttacacatgcacacatgctctGAATGCCTGAGGTCTCTAGTTTGTGGTTGTAAAATTTCATGAGATTATGGTCATTCTCGAGATTACAACAGGTTATTGTATACAGTCCTttctatttctaaaaaaaagtctcaccaTAATTAAGTGTTCACAATGGTGACTAAAATCtttacacaattaaaaatgGGTTTGTTGAACTCACAAGTGTCTCAGCTTTTCAGTCGCACCCAATTTATgcatttccaaaactttttagGGTGCCAAGTGcagaaatatcaaaatacagtagtaaaaataacaaatttgtACTGCATGCTAAAATCTGCATGGTTTTTGCCTAAACTGCATTTAACTTGCATAAAGCTGGCATTTCGTTCAtatat from Plectropomus leopardus isolate mb unplaced genomic scaffold, YSFRI_Pleo_2.0 unplaced_scaffold29667, whole genome shotgun sequence includes the following:
- the LOC121938503 gene encoding nuclear GTPase SLIP-GC-like; the encoded protein is MRVVHNKLPNQDNNLIKFLKKKIGDLETDKRELIGVFGRTGAGKSSLINAVIGEKNLLPSGSINACTSVMIKVEANMMNQKYEAEIEFIAKEEWKDEMWSFINFLRENEDEQNDLEDDDEYRDTVERLCAVYGEEWNNIPRENLMDNKYFKEIPEFLNSKTKLLTCESAKELSAKSVKYTRSDSKDGDTKEVKRWYWPLVKCVTVRVPNNELLQHVTLVDLPGNGDRNKSRDKMWREVVYLH